The proteins below are encoded in one region of Magnetococcales bacterium:
- the purH gene encoding bifunctional phosphoribosylaminoimidazolecarboxamide formyltransferase/IMP cyclohydrolase: MPIIRRALISVSDKSGLAEFCRGLVELNVQILSTGGTARMLQTEGIPVTDVAQHTGFPEMLDGRVKTLHPKIHGGLLGLRDNAEHQRQMAEHGIVPIDLVVVNLYPFEQTVARQGCSLAEAIENIDIGGPSMLRSAAKNHRFVTVVTDPADYGPLLAEMRRHGGSVAESTNATLARKVFARTAAYDAAISNWLSSLDEKGTPQLFPATLTLQYHQVQEMRYGENPHQRAAFYVESGVAEPSVANAQSLQGKPLSFNNINDANGAFELVKEFSAPTAVVVKHTNPCGVATDADLLAAYVKARDTDPTSAFGGILAFNRLVTESVAREIATTFVEAVIAPGFDAGARKIFADKKNLRLLQAPDLASGEVDGAALELKRVVGGLLVQQRDLAPVDPGSLKVVTRRAPTPAEMDDLMFAWKVAKHVKSNAIVYAKALCTVGVGAGQMSRVDASRIAVWKAQETAAQAGRKDNPVFGTVMASDAFFPFRDGVDAAAAAGARAVIQPGGSVRDEEVIAAANEHDMAMLFTGMRHFRH, from the coding sequence ATGCCCATCATCCGACGCGCTCTGATCAGCGTTTCCGACAAATCCGGTCTGGCAGAATTTTGTCGGGGGCTTGTCGAACTGAACGTGCAGATTCTCTCCACCGGAGGCACCGCCCGCATGCTGCAAACCGAGGGGATACCGGTCACCGATGTGGCCCAGCATACCGGTTTTCCGGAGATGCTTGATGGACGGGTCAAAACCCTTCACCCCAAGATTCATGGCGGCCTGCTGGGATTGCGTGACAACGCCGAACATCAACGTCAAATGGCCGAACACGGGATCGTTCCCATCGATCTGGTGGTGGTCAATCTCTATCCTTTTGAACAAACCGTGGCCCGTCAGGGATGTTCCCTGGCGGAGGCCATCGAAAATATCGACATTGGCGGACCATCCATGCTGCGCTCGGCAGCCAAGAATCACCGTTTCGTGACCGTGGTGACCGATCCAGCCGACTATGGGCCCCTCCTGGCCGAGATGCGCCGCCATGGGGGGAGTGTCGCCGAGAGCACCAACGCCACCCTGGCGCGCAAGGTGTTTGCCCGTACCGCCGCCTACGATGCCGCCATCTCCAACTGGCTCTCCTCCCTGGATGAAAAAGGGACACCGCAGCTTTTTCCAGCCACCCTGACCCTGCAATATCACCAGGTTCAGGAGATGCGCTATGGCGAAAATCCCCATCAGCGGGCCGCTTTTTATGTGGAGAGCGGTGTTGCCGAGCCTTCGGTCGCCAACGCCCAATCCCTCCAGGGAAAACCCCTTTCGTTCAACAATATCAATGATGCCAACGGCGCTTTTGAGCTGGTCAAGGAGTTTTCCGCACCGACGGCGGTGGTGGTCAAACACACCAATCCTTGTGGTGTTGCCACCGATGCCGACTTGTTGGCCGCCTACGTCAAAGCGCGTGATACCGACCCAACCTCGGCTTTTGGCGGCATTCTTGCCTTCAATCGACTGGTGACCGAGAGTGTGGCGCGGGAGATTGCAACCACCTTTGTGGAGGCGGTGATCGCGCCGGGATTTGACGCAGGTGCCCGGAAAATTTTTGCCGACAAAAAAAATCTTCGCCTGTTGCAGGCCCCGGATCTGGCCTCTGGTGAGGTGGATGGGGCCGCTCTGGAGTTGAAACGGGTCGTGGGTGGACTGCTCGTGCAACAACGGGATCTGGCTCCGGTGGATCCCGGCAGCCTCAAGGTGGTTACCCGGCGCGCTCCCACACCGGCGGAGATGGATGATCTCATGTTTGCCTGGAAAGTTGCCAAACATGTCAAATCCAACGCCATCGTCTATGCCAAGGCCCTGTGTACCGTGGGTGTGGGAGCGGGGCAGATGAGCCGGGTGGATGCCTCCCGCATCGCTGTCTGGAAGGCCCAGGAGACCGCTGCCCAGGCCGGACGCAAGGACAATCCCGTGTTTGGCACGGTGATGGCATCGGATGCCTTTTTCCCCTTCCGGGATGGCGTCGATGCCGCTGCCGCTGCCGGGGCTCGGGCTGTCATCCAGCCGGGGGGGTCTGTTCGTGACGAAGAGGTGATCGCCGCTGCCAACGAACATGACATGGCCATGCTCTTTACCGGCATGCGTCATTTTCGCCACTAA
- the apbC gene encoding iron-sulfur cluster carrier protein ApbC translates to MSDTRPGSMQDAAQHGGQGGLLPGVRNVIAVASGKGGVGKSTTAVNLALALHQSGATVGILDADVYGPSLPRMLNVPRMPNDSEGGENGILPVVVYGIKAISMGFFVPEGAPMVWRGPMVGMAVEQLLRDVDWGVLDYLVVDLPPGTGDAQLTLTQKVPLTGVVIVSTPQDVALSDVRKGINMFRKVDVPVLGIIENMSYHICSNCGHRAEIFSHGGARRQAESEGMTFLGEIPLDQEIREDADSGQPIVVARPDAPQSVIYRQIAAAVVARVEEINLEKGDAPRIVVE, encoded by the coding sequence ATGTCGGATACACGACCCGGCTCGATGCAGGATGCAGCCCAGCATGGCGGTCAGGGGGGATTGTTGCCGGGGGTACGCAACGTCATTGCCGTGGCTTCGGGCAAGGGGGGGGTGGGCAAATCCACCACGGCGGTCAATCTGGCTCTGGCTCTGCATCAGAGTGGCGCCACAGTGGGCATTCTGGATGCCGATGTTTATGGTCCCAGCCTGCCGCGTATGTTGAACGTGCCGCGCATGCCCAACGACAGTGAGGGGGGGGAGAACGGCATTTTGCCGGTGGTGGTGTATGGCATCAAGGCCATTTCCATGGGCTTTTTTGTTCCCGAGGGGGCCCCCATGGTTTGGCGGGGTCCGATGGTGGGCATGGCTGTCGAGCAGTTGTTGCGTGATGTTGACTGGGGCGTATTGGACTATTTGGTGGTGGACCTTCCTCCCGGAACGGGGGATGCGCAGTTGACTTTGACGCAAAAGGTGCCTCTGACCGGCGTGGTGATTGTCTCCACGCCGCAGGATGTGGCCCTGTCCGATGTGAGGAAGGGGATCAACATGTTTCGCAAGGTCGACGTGCCGGTATTGGGGATCATCGAAAACATGTCCTACCACATTTGTTCCAACTGTGGTCACCGGGCGGAGATTTTTTCTCATGGCGGGGCGCGCCGGCAGGCGGAGTCGGAGGGGATGACCTTCCTTGGCGAGATTCCCCTGGACCAGGAGATTCGCGAGGATGCCGATAGCGGCCAGCCGATTGTTGTGGCGCGTCCGGATGCGCCGCAGAGTGTCATTTATCGGCAGATTGCGGCGGCTGTGGTGGCACGTGTGGAGGAGATCAATCTTGAGAAGGGGGATGCGCCCCGTATTGTTGTCGAGTAA
- the purD gene encoding phosphoribosylamine--glycine ligase, producing the protein MRILVVGSGGREHALCWKMSQSPRVTQIFCAPGNAGMDQVATCVAISPEDVHGLQSFALREKIDLTVVGPEAPLVLGMVDQFQAVGLAVFGPTRAAAAIEGSKAFMKGLFARHGIPTASYRLLTDPAVALEYVRQRSAPMVVKASGLAAGKGAIVCPTTADAVAAVQRIMVTREFGSAGDQVVVEDFLAGEEASFMALVDGENVLPLAGAQDHKAVFDGDTGPNTGGMGAYSPAPVLTPRLHAMAMEQVMLPTVRAMAAEGRPYRGVLYAGLMIDGDSLRVLEFNARFGDPETQPLLMRMQSDLVPLLEAAASGSLRGMQIDWDPRTALCVVMTAGGYPGSYQKGLPISGLEQAAQRPDTMVFHAGTRHQDGRIVTHGGRVLGVTALGVDAAAAQRQAYAAVADITWQDLHFRRDIGYRAIERS; encoded by the coding sequence ATGCGGATACTTGTTGTTGGCAGTGGCGGACGGGAGCACGCCCTGTGTTGGAAAATGTCCCAATCACCTCGTGTCACGCAAATTTTTTGCGCCCCGGGCAATGCGGGCATGGACCAGGTGGCCACCTGCGTCGCAATCAGCCCTGAAGATGTGCACGGATTGCAGAGTTTTGCTCTGCGGGAAAAAATCGACCTCACCGTCGTCGGGCCGGAAGCCCCATTGGTGCTTGGCATGGTCGACCAATTCCAGGCTGTGGGTTTGGCGGTGTTTGGCCCGACCCGGGCAGCGGCAGCCATCGAAGGGTCCAAGGCCTTCATGAAGGGGCTATTTGCCCGGCATGGCATTCCAACGGCCAGCTATCGGTTGTTGACCGATCCGGCGGTGGCATTGGAGTATGTACGGCAACGTTCCGCTCCCATGGTGGTCAAGGCGTCCGGACTTGCAGCCGGGAAGGGCGCCATCGTTTGCCCAACCACCGCCGATGCCGTGGCCGCCGTGCAGCGCATCATGGTGACCCGGGAGTTTGGCAGTGCCGGCGACCAGGTGGTGGTGGAGGATTTTCTTGCCGGCGAAGAGGCCTCTTTCATGGCCCTGGTGGATGGTGAAAATGTTTTGCCGCTGGCCGGCGCGCAGGATCACAAGGCGGTCTTTGATGGCGATACGGGCCCCAATACCGGCGGCATGGGCGCCTATTCGCCTGCCCCGGTGTTGACGCCCCGTCTGCATGCCATGGCCATGGAGCAGGTGATGCTCCCCACGGTGCGCGCCATGGCTGCCGAAGGGCGCCCCTATCGCGGCGTGCTCTATGCCGGGTTGATGATCGATGGCGATTCGCTGCGTGTTCTGGAGTTCAACGCCCGCTTTGGTGACCCGGAGACGCAACCCCTTCTGATGCGCATGCAATCCGATCTGGTGCCGCTCCTTGAGGCCGCTGCCAGCGGCTCCCTGCGCGGCATGCAGATCGACTGGGATCCACGTACCGCGCTTTGTGTGGTGATGACAGCCGGCGGTTATCCCGGGTCTTATCAAAAGGGCTTGCCCATCTCCGGTTTGGAGCAGGCTGCGCAACGACCGGATACCATGGTTTTTCACGCCGGAACCCGGCATCAGGATGGCCGGATCGTGACTCATGGCGGACGGGTGTTGGGGGTGACGGCCCTGGGTGTCGATGCGGCAGCCGCACAGCGACAGGCCTATGCGGCGGTGGCCGACATCACCTGGCAGGATCTCCATTTTCGACGCGATATTGGTTATCGGGCCATCGAGAGATCATAA
- a CDS encoding autotransporter outer membrane beta-barrel domain-containing protein, with protein sequence MKSKYLVTATIVALFGTVSQSAHAVSSPSDDLVLHIANQIGSSATTYAAAGSAILSYGQQYYPDSPASVGSSWDNVNRAWSACASSWTGSFSVEILTSKINNSGDAWNQCMARELWNVELVAQQQAKVEVTQINRLVIDRVAFILRPPTFAQSLKGGEPGGGGLDRGGMPGDKKEKIDTDKVGTGTSGGDGEALNGIWGNLNYVTNTDKSVSRDKKDTSNITGMIGYDRKFTAHILAGATFGYSNSVLKSPTLRVETDGLALTAYGAYRINDNLNVYTLVGHTWQDADRGVSDSKRIMGSLGVNLYKPVGDYLLSGRVNHMLSQEKEDATGKKRNFDQFSISSEVSRPITTDIGVVEPYAGLGLEIDTQHHDIAGVPYDPNGFVASIGSRLGLSNQLSSELQVMTLLGRQNISEYSFMGNIRFTF encoded by the coding sequence ATGAAAAGCAAATACCTCGTCACGGCGACCATCGTCGCACTCTTTGGCACCGTTTCTCAGTCAGCGCACGCCGTCAGCAGCCCTTCGGATGATCTGGTTTTGCACATAGCCAATCAGATCGGCAGCTCCGCAACAACCTACGCAGCCGCCGGTAGCGCCATTTTATCCTATGGCCAACAATATTATCCCGACTCTCCGGCCAGTGTGGGTTCTTCATGGGACAATGTGAACCGCGCCTGGTCCGCCTGCGCCTCCAGTTGGACAGGAAGTTTCAGCGTCGAAATTCTCACCTCCAAGATCAACAACTCAGGCGATGCATGGAATCAGTGCATGGCCCGGGAGTTGTGGAACGTGGAGCTTGTCGCCCAGCAACAGGCCAAGGTTGAAGTCACGCAAATCAACCGCCTGGTCATTGATCGGGTGGCCTTCATCCTGCGTCCCCCGACATTTGCCCAATCTCTCAAGGGGGGAGAACCGGGTGGCGGTGGACTTGACAGGGGCGGCATGCCGGGAGACAAAAAAGAGAAGATCGACACGGACAAGGTCGGAACCGGCACCTCCGGCGGTGACGGCGAAGCCCTGAACGGCATCTGGGGCAATCTCAACTATGTCACCAACACTGACAAGAGCGTCAGCCGCGATAAAAAAGATACCTCCAACATCACCGGGATGATCGGTTATGACCGAAAGTTTACCGCCCATATCCTGGCCGGTGCGACATTCGGCTACTCCAACTCCGTCCTGAAATCCCCCACCCTCCGAGTGGAGACCGATGGCCTCGCCTTGACCGCCTACGGCGCCTATCGCATCAACGACAACCTGAACGTCTACACCCTCGTCGGCCACACCTGGCAGGATGCCGATCGCGGTGTGAGCGACTCCAAACGGATCATGGGCTCCCTGGGCGTCAACCTCTACAAACCCGTCGGCGATTATCTGCTTTCCGGTCGTGTCAACCACATGCTGAGCCAGGAAAAAGAGGATGCCACCGGCAAAAAAAGGAACTTTGATCAGTTCAGCATCAGCTCCGAGGTAAGCCGGCCTATCACCACAGACATTGGGGTGGTGGAACCCTATGCCGGCCTGGGGCTGGAAATCGATACGCAACACCACGACATCGCGGGCGTTCCTTATGATCCGAACGGTTTTGTGGCCAGCATCGGCAGCCGCCTCGGCTTGAGCAATCAACTCTCCAGCGAATTGCAGGTCATGACGCTGCTTGGCCGGCAGAACATCAGTGAATATTCCTTCATGGGCAATATTCGCTTTACGTTCTGA
- a CDS encoding DUF4351 domain-containing protein: MGDHATKTCWHCLVGETLRTLLEPAGIEVRSEVPVVSLPPKADLILIRRKEGGWTNEQRLLLADGLRDLYADQILAELKITENLNEDALCQITVYDTLYLETAHLERHQLRSVIISSTTPQKGFLERFAFEPVGPGGVYESKPRWGGAVRLVLLNELADEARNAPLKCFASRQDERKKAFETVKRAGLFRLSVSFGRIIVGLWRLLMKSSLNSPEMEGMTPEYVSQLGKEWLDWLVEVTPEEELASLPKLGHLLVREHQEGRQEEAATLFLLLLEGKFGELSSSIRERVSATERPTLEKWSLRLLKANSMEDVFGA; the protein is encoded by the coding sequence TTGGGCGATCACGCAACAAAAACCTGCTGGCACTGTCTGGTCGGAGAAACACTGAGAACGCTGCTGGAACCCGCCGGTATCGAGGTACGTTCGGAAGTCCCGGTCGTCTCTCTCCCACCCAAGGCAGACTTGATCCTGATTCGGCGAAAGGAGGGTGGCTGGACAAACGAGCAGCGTTTGCTCCTGGCTGACGGACTGCGGGATCTCTATGCGGACCAAATTTTGGCCGAATTGAAAATCACCGAAAATCTGAATGAAGATGCTCTGTGCCAAATCACGGTGTACGATACCCTGTATCTGGAAACCGCACACCTGGAACGCCATCAGTTGCGGAGTGTCATCATCAGTTCCACAACTCCTCAAAAGGGTTTCCTTGAGCGGTTTGCCTTTGAACCCGTTGGACCAGGCGGCGTTTATGAAAGCAAGCCACGATGGGGTGGCGCCGTTCGTCTGGTTCTGCTGAACGAACTGGCGGATGAAGCCCGAAACGCCCCCCTGAAATGCTTTGCCAGCCGTCAGGATGAGCGAAAAAAGGCATTTGAAACAGTCAAACGTGCGGGATTGTTCAGACTCTCCGTTTCATTTGGTCGGATCATTGTCGGCTTGTGGAGGTTGCTCATGAAGAGTTCATTGAATAGCCCGGAAATGGAAGGGATGACGCCTGAGTACGTTTCACAACTTGGGAAGGAGTGGCTTGATTGGTTGGTAGAGGTGACACCCGAAGAGGAGCTTGCGTCTCTGCCTAAACTTGGGCACCTCTTGGTGCGGGAACACCAGGAAGGCCGCCAGGAAGAGGCCGCCACCCTCTTTCTGCTGCTGTTGGAGGGCAAGTTTGGCGAGTTGTCCAGCTCGATCCGGGAGAGGGTTTCCGCCACGGAACGCCCCACATTGGAAAAATGGAGTTTGCGCCTCCTGAAGGCCAACTCCATGGAAGATGTCTTTGGTGCCTGA